ATTTTTTGCTCCCTGGTGCACGAAGCAACTTACAAAGGAATAGAACAGTTTGCACTTGGGATTCATCAGAAAGGTagaacagagctgtgctgtgacaCGCAAGGCCTTTTAGCATTCACATTAAGCACCTGAAATCAGGACAAAAGGAGAACACACCAACTGCTATCAGGAGCCTGCTCTGACATTACCTTTTCTGTTAATCTCTTCCTTAAAGACATCTTTTGTCTTCTTCTCCTGCAAGGGTTTGGTAGGTCTTTCACGGAGGgatttaagaaagaattttcCATGTTCGGTCTTAAACTGCAGGCTGCAAACAAGAAGGCAACAGCTGTATATGCAAGAAGGGCACCACATTCCCTCTGCAGCTTTCGTGAGTGACCTCATCCTGCCACAGAGATATCTTAAAAGTACTTTGCAGTCTACCACTTAGAATGAAATGCCCTCAAAGGCTTTAGGAGGAAACCAGGTTACATGGGGAGGGACTCCAGTGCCTGGAGAAAGAGAAGCTCTGTGCGTGTATCCTAAAGGTCTCACTAGACTCAGCCTGGTAACAGTGAGGATTAACGTAAAACCTCCTTGCTCCATTTGGTGACCATCTCTCATCCTGAGCATACCAGGAGAACATGGAGGTCTCTTGCTGCCCAGTATACCCAGAGCATTTTAAGTTTTAGTTTTGCCCTCTCATTCACTGGGTATGCTTTCTGACTAATATCACAGCATCTCAGAGGAGGGAACTCCATTCCTTGCGTCATAAATAGAGCTACTTTGCAGCATTAGACTTCAGACCCATCCCACTATAAACAAGCTTCCTGTTGCCCAAGAAATAACTTCTCTACTCCTGAAGAAGGCATTTAGGATGCTCTTTGTTTACTTAATTCTCACAAAGACATGGGAATTTCACAGTCACATGACATATACAGTTCCAACGAGCAGAATTCGGTGTGAAGTCCaacacagaaatgtttattatttttcctgtagttttcctttccttttgcaaTCTcatcaaaaggaaagaagaaaaacaaacaggtgaAACTTGAAGAAGTTGCTAGTATTTGCCTGTCTTCTTTTCTGTACTCCACAAATTCTCTCTAATGAATGAATGATGATTATTTGACATGATTTATGGCAATGCAAGAGAATGCACTTCTTTGTATTACTTCAAGGGAAGGCGTGCAACTTTCAATCCAAGGAACATTAAGCATGGAGTGTACTGTGAGTGAATCTTACTCAATAAATAcatgagcagcagaaaaaaaaacagtaatgtgCTGCCCAACATGAGGCGAGAGGCTGCTCACATCATCAGTCAATGGTAACAGAAACAGCCTCACCTGGGAAACAGGATGTCAGCTTCAGTAAAGACATCAGAAACTCCATTTTCTCCCTGGGAAATGACCCAGTTCATCgtccctttcttcctctgcaacaGGGACAGAGATAGGCAAGATGATTCCAAGGCAACTAACGTTGCTAACCAAGGCAGCAAACCTTTCAGCTggtaaaagcagcagctgcccctaGCAACGCTTTCCAGCAAAATCCTCTTGATTAAATTTTGCCTCCCGTTACAACAAGCAGAGAGACAACTTAGAAACAATTGGTTCTAGGTACTTAAACTGCCAGGCTTTCTGTAAGAGTGACACTCAACGGATtcaaccagaaaagaaaactcttGACTAATAGAGAAGGCAGTGGAGGCGAGCACAGGCTGGGTCTCCTGTCCATTCCCTCAGCCTTCAGGGACAGGACACTGGACCGGACCAGTCAGCCCAGTGATCAGTATTTAACAGCCACCaggacatggtcctgggcaacctggtctaagTGGCCTTCCTTGAGCAAGGGACTTGGACAAGACAACCCCCAGAGGTCCGTTCCAATCTCAGTTGTTCTGTGAGCCTTGGTTTGACCCAAAACAGCTGTCTTTCATGTCTTACATTTCAGCAAGACAACCAACTATATAAGAAGAAACCCAAAGAGCAACTCCTCTGTTGTACTTCATATTTAGGCCAAGTGGCCGGAAAAGTCATGGCACACCAGTGGGCACCAGTTCAACCGGCCCTTGAGATTCAGTTGGAAATCCTCTAAGTTGTACTGTAAGACTTACACTGATAATAATTTCCTTCAAGTTTCCCGCTCCATCCaggctgagaagaaaattttcgTAAAACCTCATTCTGACTTTCTTTTGCCTGATAAGAAGGACACCCATGTCCCGGAGAACAAAGTCAACATTCAGTCCATTTGAGATACAGCGAGAGAGATACATCACAGTCTCATTTACGCAGTTCTCCACGGCATCCCGGGGATGAGATGTCTCCAGGGCTATTGCGGCGTAGTCCAATGGGACAGCTAGTTTAGAACCTATTAACACAAGAGGAGCACAGTGACATACAGCAAAGGTGCTAATTGCAGTCAGCTTTCAGCAGTCTTCAGGCCCTCAGACATGTTACAGAATGGGCTTCTTGAGTCCAGGTGCTATGATAAGGCTGTTGTAAGTACCCACACTCAGTGTGCAGGCACTGAGGAGTTGAGAGATGCAGCATGCTCTGTCaaacaattaagaaaaacagaaaagctgctcAGACCCTCTGAGAATTGTTCAGACTACTGAAAAGTAGCATGGATTTATGAGCAGATGTGGCAGCTTTTAGGGCCAGCAATCGTTGCTAGACACCAGTCAGACATGCCAAATGTTTCAAAGGAACATGTCTTgttttcagctgggacagaattgttttctttagcgTGTCTGATacgatgctatgttttggttctaggagaaaaacaatgttgataacacctgctgggttaaaccacaacaggaAATACAATTTTACTCCATCTTCTCACCAGGAATAATTCTTTTAGCATAGGTAAGATCGAAAATCCTTCTGATAACGCTGGACAGTTGAAATACAGGTCTCTGAATGAGCAAGCAATCATTCCTTCCTGTGTGTAGCTCTTGTGTATGAACAGCAAAAGTCCCCAGTCCAACTATCTCAACGCTctagaaggaagaagaggagaaaggaaaatgagtaaGGATTTCAAGTAAAAGTAATGCAAGCACCCTCCACTTAGAGGGTTTCCAACATCTCTGATGCATCCTGAGAGGATCAGGTGATCTGGCTGATCTACCCTGGCAGTGTGGAATGGAAACTGAAAGCATTGATCATTTAAGTATAccagactatttttttctgtaaacattcagaaaaatctaCTTTGTGGCATACTCgtaaactgcattttaaagcagaaaaaaatagcaaaggaaCTAAGGGAAGTACAATTAGATACATTAATCGTTTTTAATGACTTTGGCAGGGGATGGGAGGGTCAGGCCACCAAACCACCAGAGtacaagagaaaacacaagGCATGAAGATCACCTTGCTCAGTGCCAGCTGCCGCTGAACATGAAGAGACACCTGATCCCAAATTTGCACGATCTCTGCAGAGCAAACGAAAGACACATCATGCTCGATGTCACCAAGCTCACCACCACGCAGCACATTCCTAAACCAGTTATTGTACTTAGAATCACAGcatatcccaagttggaagggaaccacaaggatcatcgagtccaaccccaggctccacacaggaacatccaaacccaatgtctgagagcattgtcccAACACTCCCTGAgttctggcagctcagggctgtgcccaccgccctctggggcagtAACCCCCCTGCCCCTCTCccgacacagctccatgccattccctcgggccctgtcgtTCCTCATACATCTTCCCCTCCAAACCCCTCCCCACCTCTGTAGCCCTCCTTTCAGTGCtaatagctttatgtccttctttATTGCAGTGCCCAAAACCACatgcagtacttgaggtgaaagctgcaccagcactgagcagggtAATTCTTTTCCACAACTGAATAGCCATTATGAGTGTATCACGAAAAAGCTCCAGGTGCTCTTACCTTTGGTTGTGAGAGACATCAGTGTTGGAAACAAAGCTCTTTCAGATGCCTTCCAGTCACCTTTCCGTGGCCAGAAAAAGGAAGCTGTGGCTGTCATATCTGCCTTCTATGTTAACACCTGGACCTGAAAGTTCAaagatgtttctcttttgtACTATTATAAACACCCTCATCTAGATGACAGCgctgtccccagggctgtgccacaGGTAGGAAACTTGGCTACAGCATCTGGTAGTGAAGGAgcacattttgttcttttattcaGGAGAATGATAAATGAGAAGGttgtttctgtgctgtcagGGAACAAGTAGAGTGCTATTTGGCATTCCCTTCTTCAGAGCCTGGAGAAAGCAGAGCGCTTAATGAGCAGAGAGGTTACCTCTCACCTGGAGGGAGATTTACTTCCATTCACCATTAATGTCACCACAGACTGTTAGGCAAATCCAGAGTGAAAATCCACCCCCCAGTGCTCTCACAGTGAAGGAGAAACCTAAAACAGCGTATCAGAAATACAACTTCCACACCTCTGCACTATGGTATTTCCACACAATAAACCACTGGTGGAGGTTTTGTAGGATACAAAACTCACCATGCCTGGAAGCAGGTTGTGAGCTGCAGCCCAACAACGCTGCGTATTTCCACAGAGAGAGCTTTCGAGCGGCTTCTGAGGAAATGGAacatgacagcagcagagaatgGGATGACGGACACAAAAACAACACCTGGAATCTCCTCTGAGGAATTAAGACCAGCATCTCGCTCACACACTGACAGGTGGGTGGAGGAAGTATCAAAGAGTTGTTCTGCTTTGTCCCCAGTTCCTTCTTATATGGCTGCTCCAATATTACATGTTGGAAAATAGGGTGTGGTGATGGCAGGCCTACTTGAAACATCAAGCAAACTACAACAGACCAGGGTGCTTAGAAACAAACCTTCACTGCAGTAGCGCTAGGGACATTGTGCTGTCTGGAACATTAAATACTTGGTACTACTGAAGAGAAGATGCTCTCTCATACCAAAGGACACCAGCTTCATCCAACACAACTCTCCCCACCCCCAGAATCACTCAGAAGCAACATTCCTTGTTTTGATGGAGACGCTTTGTTGTAAGTTCCGAGTAGAATGACAGACAAGTTCTATGGAGAGGCTCATAGGATCCTTAAGACAAGCTTCAGTTCACATCAATGAGTTTCTCTACACAGAAAGCAATAGATTCCCCTCAAACACTGCAAAGATACCTCACACATCCTTGAAATGACTTAAAACATCCTGATGTAACCAAATTCAAAAAAGTAGCTACATACCAAGAaccatttttctccctcttctcatTCGTCATGCCATAAATAGAGAAAGTTGGAGACAAAATATACCAGGTACCTCTCTGCTGTCAATAACCTGTCACCTCACAGTTCTAGGCTGCAAAATACAAATCTGTTAGTCCAGATAAGCCCCAATACCTGTTTCAGAGGTATTTATTTGGCCTGCAGGGAAAAAGGACCAAGAGACTTCTTTAAACTACACTTTACAGAGGAGAAGTTGAAGACAGATACCTGAGATCAAGCTTCATACCATCTTCCAGCAATGAGAGGGAGATGTACTACCTATATACAAGATGGGGACAGGAATCTTAGCTGTCCACGTACTGTCTGTTGGGAATACACGTGAGACTAAGAGGGAAAAACTatgtttattttacttacaATTAAACACCACGTCAAAACTTCACACTTTTCATCTTGTAATTCCTTCCATTTTAAATACGGTTTCAGGAGAGCCTTTCTACACATGCATCACTGACTTTTGCTGCAGCCAAGtacttccattaaaaaaaaccacacaggcAGGTagttttcacagattttaattttaaataatttgagTAATATAAAAGTTACAAGTTGGTCTATTCAGACtaatcgttttttttttcccgccTCAAAGTTCTTCCATGAAGTTATTTGCTGCATATTCCAGATTAGAGAGCACTTCAAATGACATGATTCAAGCTTATGTTTTCCAGAAGAGAGGGTTCTGTGTCAGGCGTCTCTGGAAGTTCTCATACCTACaaaagtaaataagtaaatactAATAGAAATCTTGAGAAATTAGTccccattattttttcctctaaccAAAGAATTTTAACTTCCACAGTAACATTTTAGCAAAGCCTAATAAGGGAAAATAATTAACAGTGTAGAATGACGCATGCAAACACACCGTCCCAATCTCTCTTTCGTAACCAGCAAAGATTTGCAAACGATGTTGGAATCCACTACAATCCGCTagagcagtgaaaaaaataaaaaccaaaagaaaggaagtacAATTTCCCTGACTTTCTCAACAAACAGTGACTTGCAGACTCTGAGCTACAAGAGCCTGGAAAGCCCTTCAAATCATCACGAATACAAGCTGTAAGGTATCACAAGCTACTACCGCTGAAACAAAGACAACCAAAAAAGTCTACATCTGGAAATTTCTAACCCACTTCCAATtagagaagaaatgctgaaggGCTTTAACCTACTCAAATTAAGAGAAAGGCTTATTAATGAATGACATTCTAAGCCAATCTAGTGAATTTCTGTTGCTCTGCAGAGATCTAAGGTACTCTATATTTACAAGGTATAATTAAGTACATTATAATGACTCACAAAcagatgaaatgaaacattttttttttaatcccctgTGGCTGTAGTCAATTTAGCAGATTTACATACACAAATGTATCTGCTTTATTGGAGTTACACCTCACTTCACTTTACTGCTtagaacaaaagcaaatttaGCATTATTCAGGGAGTAGCCAGCCATTACCCtgctttttctgcctgttttcccTTTGGTTTCTCTCACTGGAGACCTTCCCCACACATGGGATGCATCAAATTACCTTTCCAAAGGAAACATACTGCTTATGTTAACTGCTCACATACTCATGCTGACCTACACTAACAACCCAACTATCCAGAAGGACCAAAATACTGTTCTAAGAAGGGCTTAGGTTAATAAATAatactgaggcaaaaaaaaaggctcaacTTAGAAACTGtaggaaagaattttaaaggcATTCTGATGGACTGTTCACCTCCAGACTACAACCATCCACGCTAGGAATTCTCCTTTAAGCCAGTCGCTGGAACAACTCTCAGGGAGACTGCTTCATACTGGTGGGCAGAATCAGGTACATTTGGAACATGATTCCTCCATCCCTCTCATCCTCTTAAGCAACATAACCCTGATGGCACTAGGTCTATAAAGATTACAAGCGTAGAAACAATTCATAACAACAAACTGACAGGCAGTGTTCCATCTTCCCATGACTCAGAAAACTTGTAGGTTTGCAGTGTGTTGCTGACTGCATGTGTAAAGGTGACATTTCTAGATGTAACAAAATGCACACGCTATaaaatttacaagaaaacaCTGACAAATTTAAAACCAGCAGACAGAACACCCTAGATTCACAACAGCATTTCTGCATGCACTGGAAAAGCATGACAGTAATACTTAGAGAACAGCTGTTTTGatgactaggaaaaaaaaccacacgcTAGTTGCTACAGATCATTTCCATTACCATTTCAGAACTACATTTGCAGGAATGAAAGCTTCAGAGGGGTTTGGTGTCATCTGTGCCTGAGTAACAGCAAATGAGGAAGCAAAATTATAGAAGTTATCCAACATTTTCTGGgtgaactgaaataaaagaaagatactAAGTAAGTACTTTGTTTAATACTGTTTGTTGTGCAAAATTTCAGCAGATATACAACTCCTATATGAAGTAAAAACAGCACTGTCATCTAGCATCCAGTGGGAAAGTACAAACATCAGGGCAAGGAGAAGTCagtttaaaaagagagaaaaacatcctAACTCTTAGTTTTGCCCTCAGATCCATACagcatttagaaaacattttcaggtcTTCACTTGCATCCTCCTTGGCCAATTTCATCCAACCAGATAAAGAGCTCCaggaagaacattttcttcttgtgacAAAGAAGAGATTCAGAGACAAACCATCAGACAAACAGCAGACCAGGTTAAAGCTGAGAAGTCTGGCTCATAGCAAAAAAGGGAATTGTTCAACGAGCTGAGAAGTCTCCAGCAATCTGCCTcactagcaataggactagagggaacggcctcaagtttTGCCCttgggaggttcaggttgggtattaagaaaaatttattctccgaaagagtggtcaggtgctggaatgggctgcccagggaggtggtggagtcaccatctctagaggtgttcaagaaacgtttagatgttgtactaagggacatggtttagtgaggaaatactggtggtaggtggatggttggactgcatgatctcagaggtcttttccaaccttggttctatgattctatgttacAACTCATTGCCAGACTCCAGCAACATGGAAACTTCCTTCAACTACGTCGTTATGATATCTTCTTCTTTCCCCTACTTGctgtaggagaaaaataaacGTGTTGTTTTGGTGggagaacaaattattttcagagacagTAAAATGATAGAGTAAAACAGAATCTGGGGCGatatacagaatcatagaatagtttaggttggaaggaacctctgaagatcacctagttcaatGCCTGTGCCATGGGCATGGACGTCTTACACTAGCTCTGGTTGCTCAAAGTCCTGTCCAACCTAACTTTGAACACTTGCAATGATaggctgccctgagaagctgtggaggccctgtctcaccactctcatcATGGAGAAGTTCTTCCTAATTTCTGATCTAAACCtgccctctttcagtttaaaaccactgcACTTGCCTTTTCAGTACAGGCAAAATGACTCTcttgaaaactcattttatatactgaaaggccacaataaGGCCTATGcaaagccttctccaggctgaacaaacccagctgtcttcacaggagaggtgctccagccctctatCATTTTcacggccctcctctggacttctCATGCTGAGGCCCTAGAACTGGATGCAACTGCTCCAAAGCCTCCTTCCACCTTCTTTGGCACAAATGGATTGGAAGAGCTGATGTCTGAGAACCAAGGAGCCCAACCTCAGCCTCACCCCTCTCACACAGAAGTGTGCTACTGTCccacttttttccattttttttttaatatgataaTTCACTCTACGTACAAAACCACATATAAACATAACACTTCATAAATCTTCCTCGAAGTGCAGGTGGAAAAACAATGCCACAGTTTAAAGTACTGACAGATGACTTTtacctttaaagaaaatactagTACATTTGTATCAATCCAGAGAGCtgatattaaatattaaaaaagccAGCGATCATTCATAAACTGTGCTCAGTCACACTCTAACCTCTTTTACCTAGTACCACAAAGGTCTCCTCCAACTTGGCCTTTGCAAGTACTGTATTTCAATACACCAAATTACTACTTCAACCCTTAGCTTAAAAGTTTCAGTTAACATTctgctcctttttaaaaaggaaaacccACCAAACTGGAATAACACTTTTTGCTAATGTGATGCAGTcatgagttgtttttttcttctttaaatactGTTGCCAGAAAAATCCAccagctgaaatgcaaaaaaccTGAAACGCTCCTTATTCCTCTATGACTTAACTATTATAGGAACTAATGGAATCAGAAATATTACTTAGATGTCATCAGCCCCTATCCTCCCCAACCCCAAAAATCTCAGTTAGCCCTTATATGCAAAAATAGCTGTAGTCAACTAGTAACTTTCTCCAAAAGAGACATTTACCTACGTGAAGGTATTATTTGTATAAACTGTCAGAGGGCATCAGCTTCACGATCAGGATTACTGTTCAATTACCAGTCTACCTCAGCAAATGTCTGTAGGAAAAgtgagcaagaagaaaaagcctCAAGAAAAGCCTCTTCAGCTCCTGAAATGTTAAAAGATAATGCCAGAGCCATCAGTTTTAGAGAAATTAAGACTTGCTATTCAGATCTAGTTTGCCTTAAACTACTGTTAGACTAACTGCATGTTCTGGCTGAAGATTTCCAGAGGTTCAGGCTAACAGTCAGGTTAGGTGAAAACTGGCCAGTTTTGCAGGTCACCTGCCTGCTTTacgtgaaaagaaaaaaaatcctgttccACAggatgaaaaaacaacaaaacaaaacacatttctatGGGACAAGGCAGGATTTTATAATTCTGCAGAACTACATCAGGACTTCTCTAGAGTCAGTGGTACACCTAGATATCTATATTAATCCAGCTCACATATGCCTTAACTTTTGAGTAGTTTTTGACAATCCTTGCAGAAATCTGTGCGCTTACATACTAGCATCTAGAAATCTGCAAAGATCCACTGCCTCACATGCATTTCACTTTGGCGTCTCCTTTATGGAAGTCTCACCTACTTTTTGTGATAGTGACATGGCTGCGACAGAATGCACTGGCCCAATTCTAATGAGCATGCAAAATCTGATCATTTACAGGAGACAGTCTTCTAGTGTCTTCTAGAAAACTCATTTCAACATTTCAAAGTATCCATCCAAATGATGGAGACGATGACAATTAGGTTGGTTACAACCCTAGAACCGCCCACACCAGCTTTGTCTCGTGTTTTGAGTTAGCTCTTCGGAGGCTGTACTTTTAAACCCTTAGCACCACAGAGGATTTCTGAGAACAGGATGCTTGCAATACCTCTGTGAATGAATCTACTGATGACACAGCAGCACTTGCAACAGGAGTCTGCTGCGCCAGGTTCTCCAGCAGTTCCACGGAGATGCCGATCTGGGCCACTGTTGGTGTCTGCGGGAGGTTCATGGCACCAAAGGGGTGTtggcttcccttccctgaaAGCACCACAAACAGCACATGTTAGACTTGATGCCCGTTTGAAGATAGTGCTACTGAGATTCCAGTGTTTATTCTACATGAGGTCCCTGGTGGGAGGTGTGGAACACATCTCCCTatcacagaaatcagaaagcaCAGTCCAAACACAggtacacatacacacaagaatacacattacagaaaaaacaggaaacacccagcactgctgcacaacagcttGATCCACTCATTCAAACGAGGTGCTTGTGAACCCTTTTGTGCATGGAGAAACAGACAGTGCTC
The Numida meleagris isolate 19003 breed g44 Domestic line chromosome 1, NumMel1.0, whole genome shotgun sequence genome window above contains:
- the HIKESHI gene encoding protein Hikeshi isoform X1, whose amino-acid sequence is MFGCLVAGRLVQAAPQQVAEDKFVFDLPDYENINHVVVFMLGTIPFPEGMGGSVYFCYPDQSGMAVWQLLGFVTNEKPSAIFKISGLKSGKGSQHPFGAMNLPQTPTVAQIGISVELLENLAQQTPVASAAVSSVDSFTEFTQKMLDNFYNFASSFAVTQAQMTPNPSEAFIPANVVLKWYENFQRRLTQNPLFWKT
- the CCDC81 gene encoding coiled-coil domain-containing protein 81 isoform X1, with the protein product MILVVPFQLGICCDSKYNNWFRNVLRGGELGDIEHDVSFVCSAEIVQIWDQVSLHVQRQLALSKSVEIVGLGTFAVHTQELHTGRNDCLLIQRPVFQLSSVIRRIFDLTYAKRIIPGSKLAVPLDYAAIALETSHPRDAVENCVNETVMYLSRCISNGLNVDFVLRDMGVLLIRQKKVRMRFYENFLLSLDGAGNLKEIIISRKKGTMNWVISQGENGVSDVFTEADILFPSLQFKTEHGKFFLKSLRERPTKPLQEKKTKDVFKEEINRKGILSALPHSGPVNVRPVDLKEQRREEIKRRKSPIRRLYEAGGRSCEELDGKTLEAEPRAEPHVPDHYIKATASEELQDAGRNCESSLTAGKK
- the HIKESHI gene encoding protein Hikeshi isoform X2, with the translated sequence MLGTIPFPEGMGGSVYFCYPDQSGMAVWQLLGFVTNEKPSAIFKISGLKSGKGSQHPFGAMNLPQTPTVAQIGISVELLENLAQQTPVASAAVSSVDSFTEFTQKMLDNFYNFASSFAVTQAQMTPNPSEAFIPANVVLKWYENFQRRLTQNPLFWKT
- the CCDC81 gene encoding coiled-coil domain-containing protein 81 isoform X2, with amino-acid sequence MTATASFFWPRKGDWKASERALFPTLMSLTTKEIVQIWDQVSLHVQRQLALSKSVEIVGLGTFAVHTQELHTGRNDCLLIQRPVFQLSSVIRRIFDLTYAKRIIPGSKLAVPLDYAAIALETSHPRDAVENCVNETVMYLSRCISNGLNVDFVLRDMGVLLIRQKKVRMRFYENFLLSLDGAGNLKEIIISRKKGTMNWVISQGENGVSDVFTEADILFPSLQFKTEHGKFFLKSLRERPTKPLQEKKTKDVFKEEINRKGILSALPHSGPVNVRPVDLKEQRREEIKRRKSPIRRLYEAGGRSCEELDGKTLEAEPRAEPHVPDHYIKATASEELQDAGRNCESSLTAGKK